One genomic segment of Pseudomonas sp. p1(2021b) includes these proteins:
- a CDS encoding heavy metal translocating P-type ATPase, whose translation MTSPTSCYHCALPVPAGSRFTAVVLGEPRSFCCPGCQAVAESIVAGGLESYYQHRSDTSANPEALPRQLQDELALYDRADVQQGFVRQLGELRETTLMIEGISCAACGWLIEKHLRNLPGVAEARLNLSNHRLLVAWDDRRVPLSQLLAELRQIGYAAHPYQPDQAAEQLARENRSALRRLGVAGLLWFQAMMATMATWPEFNIDLSPELHTILRWVALFLTTPIVFYSCAPFFKGAARDLRTRHLTMDVSVSLAIGLAYGAGIWTAMTGSGELYFDTVGMFALFLLTGRYLERRARERTAAATAQLVNLLPASCLRLDAAGHGERILLAELRQGDRVQVLPGAVIPADGRIVDGRSSIDESLLTGEYLPLARQAGDRVTGGTLNVESTLTVEVEALGQDSRLSAIVRLLERAQSEKPRLAEIADRASQWFLLFTLVASVAIGLLWWQIDAPRAFWIVLAMLVATCPCALSLATPTALTAATGTLHRLGLLVTRGHVLEGLNQVDTVIFDKTGTLTEGRLALRSIHPLGALPADRCLALAAALENRSEHPIARAFGRATTAAEDVQTAPGLGLEGQFEGERLRIGQATFVCALSGAPVPSVPQPRGQWLLLGDSQGPLAWFGLDDRLREDAPALLAACKARGWKTLLLSGDSSPMVAEVATQLGIEQAIGGLRPDDKLDRLKALQAEGRKVLMLGDGVNDVPVLAAADISIAMGSATDLAKTCADAVLLSNRLEALVQAFELARRTRRNILENLLWATLYNGLMLPFAALGWITPVWAAIGMSVSSLIVVLNALRLTRLPSATGLPAHKPSTPGRKPLCPPSTS comes from the coding sequence ATGACCTCCCCTACCTCCTGCTACCACTGCGCCCTGCCCGTCCCCGCCGGCAGCCGCTTCACCGCCGTGGTCCTCGGTGAACCGCGGTCGTTCTGCTGCCCAGGCTGCCAAGCCGTGGCCGAGTCGATCGTGGCCGGTGGCCTGGAGAGCTACTACCAGCACCGCAGCGACACCAGCGCCAACCCAGAAGCCCTGCCGCGCCAGTTGCAGGACGAGCTGGCACTCTACGACCGCGCCGATGTGCAGCAGGGCTTCGTCCGCCAGCTGGGCGAGCTTCGCGAAACCACGCTGATGATCGAAGGCATCAGCTGCGCCGCCTGTGGCTGGCTGATCGAGAAACACCTGCGCAATCTGCCGGGCGTGGCCGAGGCGCGCCTGAACCTGTCCAATCATCGCCTGCTGGTGGCCTGGGACGACCGCCGGGTACCGCTCTCGCAATTGCTGGCCGAGCTGCGCCAGATCGGCTACGCCGCCCACCCCTACCAGCCCGACCAGGCCGCCGAGCAGCTGGCCCGGGAGAACCGCAGCGCCCTGCGTCGCCTGGGCGTGGCGGGCCTGCTGTGGTTCCAGGCGATGATGGCGACCATGGCCACCTGGCCCGAATTCAACATCGACCTGAGCCCCGAGCTGCATACCATCCTGCGCTGGGTCGCGCTGTTCCTGACCACACCCATCGTCTTCTACAGCTGCGCACCCTTCTTCAAGGGCGCCGCCCGCGACCTGCGCACCCGCCACCTGACCATGGACGTCTCGGTGTCGCTGGCCATCGGCCTGGCCTACGGCGCCGGGATCTGGACAGCCATGACCGGCAGCGGCGAGCTGTACTTCGACACGGTCGGCATGTTCGCCCTGTTCCTGCTCACTGGCCGCTACCTGGAACGCCGTGCCCGGGAGCGCACCGCCGCCGCCACCGCCCAGCTGGTCAACCTGCTGCCGGCCTCGTGCCTGCGCCTGGATGCCGCCGGCCACGGCGAGCGCATCCTGCTGGCAGAACTACGCCAAGGTGACCGGGTGCAGGTGCTGCCCGGCGCGGTGATCCCGGCCGATGGCCGCATCGTCGATGGCCGCTCCAGCATCGACGAGTCGCTGCTGACCGGCGAATACCTGCCCTTGGCGCGCCAGGCCGGCGACCGGGTCACCGGCGGCACGCTGAACGTCGAAAGCACCCTGACCGTGGAAGTCGAGGCACTGGGCCAGGACTCGCGCCTCTCGGCCATCGTCCGCCTGCTCGAACGGGCCCAGTCGGAAAAACCCCGGCTGGCCGAGATCGCTGACCGAGCCTCCCAGTGGTTCCTGTTGTTCACCCTGGTGGCCAGTGTCGCCATTGGCCTGCTGTGGTGGCAGATCGACGCGCCACGTGCGTTCTGGATCGTCCTGGCCATGCTGGTGGCAACCTGCCCGTGTGCGCTGTCCCTGGCCACGCCCACCGCCCTCACCGCAGCCACCGGCACCCTGCACCGGCTAGGCCTGCTGGTAACACGCGGCCATGTGCTCGAGGGCCTGAACCAGGTCGACACGGTGATCTTCGACAAGACCGGCACACTGACCGAAGGCCGCCTGGCCCTGCGCAGCATCCACCCGCTGGGCGCCTTGCCCGCCGATCGTTGCCTGGCCCTGGCCGCCGCGCTCGAAAACCGCTCGGAACACCCGATCGCACGCGCCTTCGGTCGTGCCACCACAGCCGCCGAAGATGTCCAGACGGCGCCTGGGCTGGGCCTTGAGGGGCAGTTCGAAGGCGAGCGCCTGCGCATCGGCCAGGCCACGTTCGTCTGCGCCCTGAGCGGCGCGCCCGTGCCGAGTGTGCCGCAACCGCGTGGCCAATGGCTGTTGCTGGGCGATAGCCAGGGCCCCCTGGCCTGGTTCGGCCTCGATGATCGCCTGCGCGAGGATGCCCCTGCCCTGCTGGCTGCCTGCAAAGCTCGAGGCTGGAAGACGCTGCTGCTGTCCGGCGACAGTTCACCGATGGTCGCCGAGGTGGCGACGCAACTGGGCATCGAGCAGGCCATCGGCGGCCTACGCCCGGACGACAAGCTGGACCGCCTCAAGGCCTTGCAGGCCGAAGGCCGCAAGGTGCTGATGCTGGGTGATGGCGTCAACGACGTGCCAGTGCTGGCCGCCGCCGACATCAGCATCGCCATGGGCTCGGCCACGGACCTGGCCAAGACGTGCGCCGACGCGGTGCTGTTGTCCAACCGCCTCGAGGCATTGGTACAGGCCTTCGAGCTGGCCCGTCGTACCCGCCGCAACATCCTCGAGAACCTGCTCTGGGCGACCCTGTATAATGGCCTCATGTTGCCGTTCGCCGCCCTGGGCTGGATCACGCCGGTGTGGGCGGCCATCGGCATGTCGGTCAGCTCGCTGATCGTGGTCCTCAACGCCCTGCGTCTGACCCGCCTGCCCAGCGCAACGGGCCTGCCCGCACACAAGCCCTCGACACCCGGAAGGAAACCGCTATGCCCGCCCTCTACGTCATGA
- the ccoS gene encoding cbb3-type cytochrome oxidase assembly protein CcoS, whose translation MPALYVMIPAALLIVGVAVYIFFWAVDSGQYDDLDSPAHSILFDDQDPRHQAAVKPDQAPAEEDKDSKPRA comes from the coding sequence ATGCCCGCCCTCTACGTCATGATCCCGGCGGCCCTGCTGATCGTAGGCGTGGCCGTGTACATCTTCTTCTGGGCAGTGGACAGTGGCCAGTACGACGACCTTGACAGCCCGGCCCACAGCATCCTGTTCGATGACCAGGACCCTCGCCACCAGGCTGCCGTGAAACCTGACCAGGCCCCAGCCGAAGAAGACAAGGATTCCAAACCACGTGCCTGA
- a CDS encoding sulfite exporter TauE/SafE family protein, with amino-acid sequence MPDLLPLLGSALVLGLLGGGHCLGMCGGLMGALTLAIPPEQRGRRLRLLLAYNLGRILSYATAGLVLGLAGVALASSPLAQGLRVVAALLLIAMGLYLAGWWSGLTHIEALGRGLWRHVQPLATRLLPVSSLPRALLLGALWGWLPCGLVYSTLLWAASQGNAAHSAVLMLAFGLGTWPVLVATGLAAERVGAVLRKRGVRMAGGLLVILFGLWTLPGPHQHWLMGH; translated from the coding sequence GTGCCTGACCTGCTCCCGCTCCTCGGTTCGGCGCTGGTCCTGGGCCTGCTTGGCGGCGGCCACTGCCTGGGCATGTGCGGCGGCCTGATGGGCGCCCTGACCCTTGCCATCCCGCCCGAGCAACGTGGCCGACGCCTGCGCCTGCTGCTGGCCTACAACCTGGGGCGCATCCTCAGCTACGCCACTGCCGGCCTGGTGCTGGGCCTTGCCGGCGTGGCGCTGGCCAGCAGCCCATTGGCCCAAGGGCTGCGCGTGGTAGCCGCGCTGCTGCTCATTGCCATGGGGCTGTACCTGGCCGGCTGGTGGAGCGGACTGACGCATATCGAAGCGCTCGGCCGCGGCCTGTGGCGGCATGTGCAACCGCTGGCGACGCGCTTGCTGCCGGTATCGAGCCTGCCCCGTGCCCTGTTGCTCGGCGCCCTGTGGGGCTGGCTGCCGTGCGGCCTGGTCTACAGCACGCTGCTGTGGGCGGCCAGCCAGGGCAATGCGGCCCACAGTGCCGTGCTGATGCTGGCGTTCGGGCTGGGGACCTGGCCTGTGCTGGTGGCCACAGGTCTTGCCGCCGAGCGTGTCGGCGCCGTGCTGCGCAAGCGTGGCGTGCGCATGGCAGGCGGATTGCTGGTGATCCTGTTCGGCCTGTGGACGCTGCCGGGGCCGCATCAGCATTGGTTGATGGGGCATTGA
- the hemN gene encoding oxygen-independent coproporphyrinogen III oxidase → MLDDLRWDSDLIRRYDLAGPRYTSYPTAVQLHGEVGSFDLLHALRESRRAVRPLSLYVHVPFCANICYYCACNKVITKDRARAQPYLQRLEQEIQLVACHLAPNQRVEQLHFGGGTPTFLSHVELRHLMATLRQHFHLLDDDSGDYGIEIDPREADWSTMGLLRELGFNRVSLGVQDLDPAVQRAINRLQSLEQTRTLVEAARTLQFRSVNLDLIYGLPRQTPEGFARTVEEVIRLQPDRLSVFNYAHLPERFMPQRRIDSNELPAPGAKLEMLHRTIEQLTAAGYRYIGMDHFALPDDELAIAQEEGTLQRNFQGYTTHGHCDLIGLGVSAISQIGDLYCQNSNDLARYQETLSTAQLATQRGLLCTPDDRVRRAVIQQLICHFELDFETIEQAFTIDFRGYFNEQWPELQALQRDGLISLDSRGIRVLPAGRLLVRSVCMVFDAYLAMHNRQRFSRVI, encoded by the coding sequence ATGCTCGACGACCTACGCTGGGACTCCGACCTGATCCGCCGCTACGATCTGGCCGGGCCACGCTACACCTCATACCCGACCGCCGTGCAACTGCATGGCGAAGTGGGCTCGTTCGACCTGCTCCACGCCCTGCGCGAGAGCCGCCGTGCGGTTCGCCCGTTGTCGCTGTACGTGCACGTGCCGTTCTGCGCCAACATCTGCTACTACTGCGCCTGTAACAAGGTCATCACCAAGGACCGCGCCCGCGCCCAGCCCTACCTGCAACGCCTGGAGCAGGAAATCCAGCTCGTCGCCTGCCATCTGGCACCCAACCAGCGCGTCGAGCAACTGCATTTCGGCGGCGGCACCCCCACCTTCCTCAGCCATGTGGAGTTGCGCCACTTGATGGCGACCCTGCGCCAGCATTTCCACCTGCTGGACGACGATTCCGGCGACTACGGCATCGAGATCGACCCACGCGAGGCCGACTGGTCGACCATGGGCCTGCTGCGCGAACTGGGCTTCAACCGCGTCAGCCTGGGCGTGCAGGACCTGGACCCGGCGGTTCAGCGGGCGATCAACCGCCTGCAAAGCCTGGAACAGACCCGCACACTGGTCGAGGCTGCACGCACCCTGCAGTTCCGTTCGGTCAACCTCGACCTGATCTACGGCCTGCCCCGGCAGACACCGGAGGGCTTCGCCCGTACCGTCGAGGAAGTGATCCGCCTGCAACCGGACCGTCTCTCGGTGTTCAACTACGCCCACCTGCCCGAGCGCTTCATGCCCCAGCGGCGCATCGACAGCAATGAGCTGCCGGCGCCTGGCGCCAAGCTGGAGATGCTGCACCGCACCATCGAGCAACTGACGGCCGCCGGCTACCGCTACATCGGCATGGACCACTTCGCCCTGCCCGATGACGAGCTGGCCATCGCCCAGGAGGAAGGCACCTTGCAACGCAACTTCCAGGGCTACACCACCCACGGCCATTGCGACCTGATCGGCCTGGGCGTATCGGCCATCAGCCAGATCGGCGACCTCTACTGCCAGAACAGCAACGACCTAGCCAGGTACCAGGAAACCCTCTCCACCGCCCAGCTGGCGACCCAGCGCGGCCTGCTGTGCACCCCGGATGACCGCGTGCGGCGCGCCGTGATCCAGCAGTTGATTTGCCACTTCGAGTTGGATTTCGAGACCATCGAACAGGCCTTCACCATCGACTTCCGCGGCTACTTCAACGAGCAGTGGCCAGAGCTTCAAGCCCTGCAGCGAGACGGCCTGATCAGCCTGGACAGCCGAGGCATCCGCGTACTCCCTGCCGGGCGCCTGCTGGTACGTTCGGTATGCATGGTGTTCGATGCCTACCTGGCCATGCACAACCGCCAACGTTTTTCACGGGTGATCTGA
- the fnrA gene encoding Crp/Fnr family transcriptional regulator FnrA, translated as MSEPVKLRPHNQAHCKDCSLAPLCLPLSLNLEDMDALDEIVKRGRPLKKGEFLFRQGDNFGSVYAVRSGALKTFSLSDSGEEQITGFHLPSELVGLSGMDTEAYPVSAQAQETTSVCEIPFERLDELSVQLPQLRRQLMRVMSREIRDDQQMMLLLSKKTADERIATFLVNLSARFRARGYSANQFRLSMSRNEIGNYLGLAVETVSRVFTRFQHNGLIKAEGKEVHILDPIQLCALAGGAMEV; from the coding sequence ATGTCCGAGCCAGTCAAACTGCGCCCTCACAACCAGGCCCACTGCAAGGATTGCAGCCTGGCGCCCCTGTGCCTGCCCCTGTCCCTCAATCTGGAGGACATGGACGCACTGGATGAGATCGTCAAGCGCGGCCGCCCGCTGAAGAAAGGGGAATTCCTGTTCCGCCAGGGTGACAATTTCGGCTCGGTCTATGCGGTGCGCTCCGGCGCCCTGAAAACCTTCAGCCTGAGCGACAGCGGCGAAGAGCAGATCACCGGCTTCCACCTGCCCAGCGAACTGGTCGGCCTGTCCGGCATGGACACCGAGGCATACCCGGTATCGGCCCAGGCACAAGAGACCACCTCGGTCTGCGAGATTCCGTTCGAGCGCCTGGACGAATTGTCGGTACAACTGCCGCAACTGCGCCGCCAGTTGATGCGTGTGATGAGCCGCGAAATCCGCGACGACCAGCAGATGATGCTGCTGCTGTCGAAGAAGACTGCCGATGAGCGCATCGCCACCTTCCTGGTCAACCTCTCCGCACGCTTCCGCGCCCGCGGCTATTCGGCCAACCAGTTCCGCCTGAGCATGTCGCGCAACGAGATCGGCAACTACCTGGGCCTGGCGGTGGAAACCGTGTCACGGGTCTTCACCCGCTTCCAGCACAATGGTTTGATCAAGGCCGAAGGCAAGGAAGTGCACATCCTCGACCCGATCCAGCTGTGCGCGCTGGCGGGCGGTGCGATGGAAGTCTGA
- a CDS encoding adenine phosphoribosyltransferase has product MHCDTFDLKALIRPVPDFPKPGVIFRDITPLFQSPRGLRYVADQFIERYVEAEFSHIGAMDARGFLIGSIIAHQLNKPLILFRKQGKLPADVLSEAYQTEYGEAFLEVHADSLCEGDSVLIFDDLIATGGTLLAAANLVRRTGAEVFEAAAIIDLPELEGSRRLQAAGVPTFCLTEFSLSEY; this is encoded by the coding sequence ATGCACTGCGATACCTTCGACCTCAAAGCCCTGATCCGCCCGGTCCCGGACTTCCCCAAGCCGGGCGTGATCTTCCGCGACATTACCCCGCTGTTCCAGTCGCCCCGTGGGCTGCGCTACGTCGCCGACCAGTTCATCGAGCGCTACGTCGAGGCCGAGTTCAGCCACATCGGTGCCATGGATGCCCGTGGCTTCCTGATCGGCTCGATCATTGCCCACCAGTTGAACAAGCCCCTGATCCTGTTCCGCAAACAAGGCAAGCTGCCGGCCGACGTGCTGTCGGAGGCCTACCAGACCGAATACGGCGAAGCCTTCCTGGAGGTGCATGCCGACAGCCTGTGCGAGGGTGATTCGGTGTTGATCTTCGATGACCTGATCGCCACCGGCGGCACCCTGCTGGCGGCTGCCAACCTGGTGCGACGTACCGGTGCCGAGGTGTTCGAGGCAGCGGCGATCATCGACCTGCCGGAACTGGAAGGTTCGCGTCGCCTGCAGGCGGCCGGGGTGCCGACCTTCTGCCTGACCGAGTTTTCGCTCAGCGAATATTGA
- the recR gene encoding recombination mediator RecR, protein MSFSPLIRQLIDALRTLPGVGQKTAQRMALQLLERDRSGGLRLAQALSQAMEGVGHCRQCRTLTEQELCPQCADTRRDDTQLCVVEGPMDVYAVEQTGYRGRYFVLKGHLSPLDGLGPEAIGIPQLMARIEEQGTFSEVILATNPTVEGEATAHYIAQLLAEKGLTASRIAHGVPLGGELEMVDGGTLAHAFAGRKAISL, encoded by the coding sequence ATGAGCTTCAGCCCCCTGATCCGCCAACTGATCGACGCCCTGCGTACCTTGCCCGGCGTCGGCCAGAAAACCGCCCAGCGCATGGCCCTGCAGCTGCTCGAGCGCGACCGCAGCGGCGGCCTGCGCCTGGCACAGGCCCTGAGCCAGGCCATGGAAGGCGTCGGCCACTGCCGCCAATGCCGCACCCTGACCGAGCAGGAGTTGTGCCCCCAATGCGCCGATACCCGCCGCGACGACACCCAGCTGTGCGTGGTCGAAGGCCCGATGGACGTGTATGCCGTGGAGCAGACCGGGTACCGCGGTCGCTATTTCGTGCTCAAGGGGCACCTATCACCCCTGGATGGCCTGGGCCCAGAGGCCATCGGCATTCCGCAGCTGATGGCACGGATCGAAGAGCAGGGTACTTTCAGTGAGGTGATCCTGGCCACCAACCCTACCGTTGAAGGGGAGGCGACCGCTCACTACATCGCCCAGCTGCTGGCCGAGAAAGGCCTGACCGCCTCGCGGATCGCCCACGGCGTGCCGCTGGGAGGGGAGCTGGAGATGGTGGATGGCGGGACCTTGGCCCATGCATTCGCAGGGCGAAAAGCCATTTCGTTGTAA
- a CDS encoding YbaB/EbfC family nucleoid-associated protein, giving the protein MMKGGMAGLMKQAQQMQEKMQKMQEELANAEVTGQSGGGLVSVVMTGRHDVKRVSIDQSLMSTEEDDKEVLEDLIAAALNDAVRKVEQNSQEKMGSMTAGMQLPPGFKMPF; this is encoded by the coding sequence ATGATGAAAGGTGGCATGGCCGGCCTGATGAAGCAGGCCCAGCAAATGCAGGAAAAAATGCAGAAGATGCAGGAAGAGCTGGCCAACGCCGAAGTCACCGGCCAGTCTGGTGGCGGCCTGGTGAGCGTGGTAATGACCGGTCGTCACGACGTGAAGCGCGTCAGCATCGACCAGAGCCTGATGTCGACCGAAGAGGACGACAAGGAAGTCCTGGAAGACCTGATCGCGGCTGCGCTGAACGACGCCGTACGCAAGGTCGAGCAGAACAGCCAGGAAAAGATGGGCAGCATGACCGCTGGCATGCAACTGCCGCCTGGCTTCAAGATGCCGTTCTGA
- the dnaX gene encoding DNA polymerase III subunit gamma/tau produces MSYQVLARKWRPRSFREMVGQTHVLKALINALDNQRLHHAYLFTGTRGVGKTTIARIIAKCLNCETGITSTPCGTCSVCREIDEGRFVDLIEIDAASRTKVEDTRELLDNVQYAPSRGRFKVYLIDEVHMLSTHSFNALLKTLEEPPPYVKFILATTDPQKLPATILSRCLQFSLKNMSPERVVEHLSHVLGAENVPFEEDALWLLGRAADGSMRDAMSLTDQAIAFGEGKVLAADVRAMLGTLDHGQVYGVLQALLEGDARALLEAVRNLAEQGPDWNGVLAEMLNVLHRVAIAQALPEAVDNGQGDRDRVLALASALPAEDVQFYYQMGLIGRRDLPLAPDPRGGFEMVLLRMLAFRPADADDAPKPVLKPVGISQATADPATPVAAAEPAVEPVVAVEPEPTAAPADVPAVADPVVEPVEALQQAVEPAPPAYPERDPEPEVQAEVHAPEPQVEEVIDLPWEEPVAPHAPTAAAPAPEPVPAPEPSVEQSNDDEPPFDPSAYGPVGMDRDDEPPLDEDYYTPDSDPAAFSYLDELAEHVHEAEPAKAPEPLPAAKPATGLALQWLELFPQLPVSGMTGNIAANCTLIAAEGDDWLLHLDPAQGALFNSTQQRRLNEALNQHLGRTLRLKIELIRPEQETPAQAAARKRAERQRDAEVSIEQDPLIQQMIRQFGATVRQDTIEPVQALASQDE; encoded by the coding sequence ATGAGTTATCAGGTTCTTGCACGTAAATGGCGCCCGCGCTCGTTCCGCGAAATGGTCGGGCAGACCCATGTGCTCAAGGCTTTGATCAACGCCCTGGACAACCAGCGCCTGCACCATGCCTATCTGTTCACCGGTACCCGCGGCGTGGGCAAGACCACCATCGCGCGTATCATCGCCAAGTGCCTGAACTGCGAGACCGGCATCACTTCCACGCCGTGCGGTACCTGTTCGGTGTGCCGGGAGATCGACGAAGGCCGCTTCGTCGACCTGATCGAGATCGACGCCGCGAGCCGCACCAAGGTCGAAGACACCCGCGAGCTGCTCGACAACGTGCAGTACGCCCCTAGTCGTGGGCGCTTCAAGGTCTACCTGATCGACGAAGTGCACATGCTCTCGACCCACTCGTTCAACGCCCTGCTCAAGACGCTGGAAGAGCCGCCGCCCTACGTCAAGTTCATCCTGGCCACCACCGACCCGCAGAAGCTGCCGGCCACCATCCTCTCGCGCTGCCTGCAGTTCTCTCTGAAGAACATGAGCCCGGAGCGGGTGGTCGAGCACCTGAGCCATGTGCTCGGCGCCGAGAACGTGCCCTTCGAGGAAGATGCCCTGTGGCTGCTCGGCCGCGCGGCCGATGGCTCGATGCGCGATGCCATGAGCCTGACCGACCAGGCCATTGCCTTCGGCGAAGGCAAGGTCTTGGCCGCGGACGTACGGGCGATGCTCGGTACCCTCGACCATGGGCAGGTCTATGGCGTGCTCCAGGCCTTGCTCGAAGGCGACGCCCGGGCACTGCTCGAAGCGGTGCGAAACCTGGCCGAGCAGGGCCCGGACTGGAACGGCGTACTGGCCGAGATGCTCAACGTGCTGCACCGCGTTGCCATCGCCCAGGCGTTGCCCGAGGCTGTCGACAACGGCCAGGGCGATCGCGACCGGGTGCTGGCCCTGGCTTCGGCACTGCCGGCCGAAGATGTGCAGTTCTATTACCAGATGGGCCTGATCGGTCGTCGCGACCTGCCACTGGCGCCGGACCCGCGCGGTGGCTTCGAGATGGTCCTGCTGCGAATGCTGGCCTTCCGCCCGGCCGATGCCGACGATGCACCGAAGCCGGTACTAAAGCCGGTGGGGATCAGCCAGGCCACAGCTGATCCGGCAACACCGGTGGCAGCCGCGGAGCCTGCCGTCGAGCCGGTTGTCGCCGTCGAGCCGGAGCCCACCGCTGCACCTGCGGACGTACCGGCCGTGGCCGACCCTGTCGTCGAGCCTGTCGAGGCGTTGCAACAGGCGGTTGAACCCGCTCCGCCCGCGTACCCTGAGCGCGACCCCGAGCCTGAGGTGCAGGCCGAGGTCCACGCGCCAGAGCCGCAGGTGGAGGAGGTCATCGACCTGCCATGGGAGGAGCCTGTTGCTCCGCACGCACCTACCGCTGCGGCGCCTGCCCCTGAGCCGGTACCTGCACCAGAGCCGAGCGTGGAGCAATCGAACGACGACGAGCCGCCGTTCGACCCGTCTGCGTACGGCCCTGTCGGTATGGACCGGGACGATGAGCCTCCGCTGGACGAGGATTACTACACACCGGACAGCGACCCGGCAGCCTTCAGCTACCTGGACGAGCTGGCCGAGCATGTCCATGAGGCCGAGCCGGCCAAGGCGCCGGAGCCACTGCCAGCGGCCAAGCCCGCCACGGGCCTGGCCTTGCAATGGCTGGAATTATTCCCGCAGTTGCCTGTGTCGGGCATGACAGGCAACATCGCCGCAAACTGCACGCTGATCGCCGCTGAGGGTGATGACTGGTTGCTGCACCTGGATCCGGCCCAGGGCGCGCTGTTCAACTCGACCCAGCAGCGGCGTCTGAACGAAGCGCTCAACCAGCACCTGGGGCGTACCCTGCGCTTGAAGATCGAGCTGATCCGGCCGGAGCAGGAGACGCCAGCCCAGGCTGCCGCGCGCAAGCGTGCCGAGCGTCAGCGTGACGCAGAAGTGTCGATCGAGCAGGACCCGCTCATCCAGCAGATGATCCGGCAGTTCGGTGCGACGGTGCGGCAGGATACTATTGAGCCTGTACAGGCCCTGGCCAGCCAGGACGAATAA
- a CDS encoding substrate-binding periplasmic protein, whose protein sequence is MRRVLLILVFWASHSLAQQPVLRFSVAESWSMPLIRLEQGQPVEGILFDLMQALAREAGVRPRYHLMARLRLKQAMDNGDIDVRCYVTPQWFSERFANFVWSVPLLRQSDLLVGSPGTQRPTQVDQLVQQPVGTVLGYSYPALEGLFAQGRLHREDSRNQLLVLQKLQAGRYRHAVSNALSLHWFNRQQPPAWKLPALAVLEEQDLHCMVRDDPAIPTQHILEALARMKRSGQIDRIVQRYGAPAIQPAASRQAIDR, encoded by the coding sequence GTGCGGCGAGTCCTGCTCATCCTCGTATTCTGGGCCAGCCACAGCCTGGCGCAGCAGCCGGTGCTGCGTTTTTCCGTGGCCGAAAGCTGGAGCATGCCGCTGATCCGCCTGGAGCAGGGTCAGCCGGTCGAAGGCATCCTGTTCGACCTGATGCAGGCCCTGGCCCGCGAAGCAGGCGTGCGCCCACGCTATCACCTGATGGCCCGCCTGCGGCTCAAGCAGGCCATGGACAACGGCGATATCGACGTGCGCTGCTACGTCACGCCCCAATGGTTCAGCGAACGCTTCGCCAACTTCGTGTGGAGCGTACCCCTGCTTCGCCAGAGCGACCTGCTGGTCGGCAGCCCTGGCACGCAGCGCCCCACCCAGGTAGACCAGCTGGTGCAGCAACCGGTGGGCACCGTGCTGGGGTACAGCTACCCTGCCCTGGAGGGCCTGTTCGCCCAAGGCAGGTTGCACCGCGAAGACAGCCGCAACCAGCTGCTGGTCTTGCAGAAACTGCAGGCCGGGCGCTATCGCCATGCCGTGAGCAATGCGCTCTCCCTGCACTGGTTCAACCGCCAGCAGCCGCCCGCCTGGAAACTGCCGGCCCTGGCCGTGCTGGAGGAACAGGACCTGCACTGCATGGTCCGCGACGACCCGGCTATTCCTACCCAGCACATCCTCGAAGCGCTGGCTCGCATGAAGCGGTCAGGGCAGATCGACCGGATCGTCCAACGCTACGGCGCACCTGCGATACAACCAGCCGCGTCCCGCCAGGCCATCGATCGCTGA